A region of the Streptomyces durocortorensis genome:
GTCGGGCATCACCGGTTAAAGTGCCCTATGCCCAACCCGGAACCCGCCGCCGTCGCCGCGGAACTGCGCATCGCGATGGGCAAGCTCACGCGGCGCGTGAAGCACGAGGACCGGATCCCGCACGGCCAGGTCTCCGTGCTCGGCACCCTCGACCGCGACGGGGCCATGACCACCAGCGACCTCGCGGCGGACCAGCGCGTACGGCCCCAGTCCATGGCCCGTGCGGTCGGGCTGCTCGTGGACCAGGGCCTGGTAGTCCGCCGGGCGCACCCCACGGACGGCCGCAAGACCCTGGTCGACCTCTCCCCCGCCGGACGGACCGCGCTCGAAGCGGAACGCGGGCGCCGGGCCGGCTGGCTCGCCCAGGCCATCGAGGACGAGCTCACCGGCGAGGAGCGGGAGGTGCTGGCCCGCAGCGCCGCCCTGATGGAGCGGCTCGCCGCCCGCTGATCCACGCGGGATTGCCAGACCCCCCGGCACCGGCGCTCCCGCCGCGTCCCGCGCCACCCCTTGGCGTGAGCCGGTGACAGGCTGGGACCCATGCCCATACCCACGTACAGCACGATGCCGTTCCACCTGGAAACCGAGCGGCTGCTACTGCGGCCGTGGGCC
Encoded here:
- a CDS encoding MarR family winged helix-turn-helix transcriptional regulator: MPNPEPAAVAAELRIAMGKLTRRVKHEDRIPHGQVSVLGTLDRDGAMTTSDLAADQRVRPQSMARAVGLLVDQGLVVRRAHPTDGRKTLVDLSPAGRTALEAERGRRAGWLAQAIEDELTGEEREVLARSAALMERLAAR